From the Tribolium castaneum strain GA2 chromosome 2, icTriCast1.1, whole genome shotgun sequence genome, one window contains:
- the LOC657528 gene encoding dihydrolipoyl dehydrogenase, mitochondrial (The RefSeq protein has 2 substitutions compared to this genomic sequence): MQSAIRNVVSSSLKIRCNRGALTVFHHRQYSTTHDADLVVIGSGPGGYVASIKAAQLGLKTVCIEKEPTLGGTCLNVGCIPSKALLNNSHYYHMAHSGDLGARGISVDNVRLDLDKLMGQKENAVKALTGSIAQLFKKNKVTLINGHGKITGVNQVTALKPDGSSEVVNTKNVLIATGSEVTPFPGIEIDEEQIVSSTGALSLKEVPKRLIVIGAGVIGLELGSVWSRLGSEVTAVEFLSSIGGVGIDGEVAKTLQKVLTKQGLKFKLGTKVTAAQKSGGVVKVSIEDAKNPDKKEELECEVLLVCVGRRPYTHNLGLEEMGIERDQKGRIPVNSHFQTVIPNIHAIGDCIHGPMLAHKAEDEGIICVEGITGGPVHIDYNCVPSVIYTHPEVGWVGRSEEDLKSEGIDYKTGKFPFMANSRAKTNNETDGFVKVLADKATDRILGTHIIGPSAGELINEAVLAQEYGASSEDVARVCHAHPTCAEALREANLASYFGKPINF, from the exons atgCAATCGGCCATTCGAAACGTTGTCTCCTCGTCACTTAAG ATACGGTGCAATCGGGGGGCCCTGACTGTCTTCCACCACCGTCAATACTCCACAACTCACGATGCGGATTTGGTCGTGATTGGGTCGGGACCTGGGGGCTACGTTGCGTCGATTAAAGCCGCCCAACTTGGCTTAAAA ACAGTATGTATAGAGAAAGAACCGACTTTGGGGGGCACCTGCCTCAATGTGGGGTGTATACCATCCAAAGCCTTACTCAACAACTCACACTATTACCACATGGCCCATTCCGGTGACCTGGGGGCACGTGGCATAAGCGTGGACAATGTCCGACTTGATTTGGATAAATTAATGGGGCAAAAGGAAAATGCTGTCAAGGCTTTAACTGGGGGCATAGCGcaacttttcaaaaagaatAAAGTCACACTGATCAACGGACATGGGAAAATTACAGGTGTTAATCAAGTGACTGCTTTAAAACCGGATGGATCGTCGGAAGTTGTTAATACGAAAAACGTGCTAATTGCCACTGGGTCAGAAGTTACTCCATTTCCTGGAATTGAA ATCGACGAGGAACAAATCGTTTCATCAACTGGCGCTCTTTCATTGAAAGAAGTCCCTAAACGACTAATTGTAATCGGCGCCGGTGTAATCGGCCTTGAATTAGGCTCAGTTTGGTCTCGATTGGGTTCCGAAGTGACCGCTGTAGAATTCTTAAGCAGTATCGGAGGTGTAGGCATCGATGGCGAAGTGGCTAAAACACTACAAAAAGTATTAACCAAACAAggattaaaattcaaattgggCACAAAAGTAACAGCCGCCCAAAAATCGGGAGGAGTTGTTAAAGTCAGCATTGAAGATGCGAAAAATCCCGACAAGAAAGAAGAG ttGGAATGTGAAGTATTGTTAGTTTGTGTTGGACGCAGACCTTACACTCATAATCTTGGTCTTGAAGAGATGGGGATTGAAAGGGACCAGAAAGGAAGGATTCCAGTCAATTCACATTTCCAGACTGTTATTCCTAATATTCATGCGATAGGGGATTGTATTCATGGACCTATGTTGGCACACAAAGCCGAAGATGAAG GCATCATTTGCGTGGAGGGAATCACCGGTGGTCCCGTCCACATCGACTACAACTGTGTCCCATCTGTAATCTACACTCATCCTGAAGTAGGCTGGGTTGGACGTAGTGAAGAAGACTTAAAAAGCGAAGGAATCGACTACAAAATCGGCAAATTCCCATTCATGGCCAACTCCCGAGCAAAAACCAACAACGAAACCGACGGTTTCGTCAAAGTTCTCGCAGATAAAGCAACCGATCGCATTTTAGGCACTCATATAATCGGGCCCTCTGCCGGCGAATTGATCAACGAAGCGGTGTTAGCACAAGAGTACGGAGCGTCGAGTGAAGATGTCGCTAGAGTGTGTCATGCACATCCCACGTGTGCGGAGGCCTTAAGAGAGGCCAATTTGGCGTCGTACTTCGGAAAACCGATCAACTTTTAA